A stretch of DNA from Atribacterota bacterium:
CTCCTGTAAGATAGGTACAGAACCTCTGGCAATAACATCAGTAGGCCCACCAGGAGAAAATCCTACTACACAGTTAATGTTTCGTTCTGGATAAGCGGCTAAACTAGTAAGGTTTAATGAAAATACGGTTAACACAACCAGGATTATCAAAAGGCTTAGTCTTTTCATTATATATCTCTCACCTCTTTCTTAATTATTTTTTAAAAAGCAATTCCTTCTTGTTAGAACTATTTTCCCTTTAATGTGCTAAAATCATTTTAGCATCTATTTTAGACAAAAATAACCCTATCTTTTAATCCAAATACTCTATTCCTCAGTTTCTCTTTATGCCTCCTTTTCAGTCACTTCTTCAGTACCCATTTTAGCCATAGTTAATTTACAGACATTATTCTCCACCTGAATAGGTATTAGTTCTGGAGACATTCTTGTTTCTAATTCCATAATATGCATGAACATATTGGCAATGGGACAACATAAGATTTCCATTCCATTATTTTCGTATTTTTCTCTGATATTTTGTAAACAACAACCTTCAATCTCAACAGTAAATGAAAAATTGTCTTCGGTATAGTTGATTGATTGACAATAATTATTATCAATTAAGTATTTTTTAAATTCTTCAATATTTTCTGCTTTTGATTTACTTAAAGTTACTTTTTCCTTAAAGAAAGATATTCCGACAGTGGTTAACCTATAACGAGCACCTCTTCCTCTTTCGTTCCAGAATTCTTTTACAGATTCAAAAAATAAGGTATCTTTAAAATTATTATCTCTAGTCATCATTGCTCGCCCTCCCTTGATGGGTAATAAAAATCTCCGTATCTTTCTCTATATACTAATTTTTCCAGTGGAATTCTTGGTCGAACATTAGGAATTCTAGCCGGATAACCAATGGGGAAAATGCTTATTATCTTTATATCATCTGGAATATTAAAGTATTCCTTAATCTTCATTTCATCACGTACATCAATAACGCAGGCAATAACCCAACAACAACCTAACTTTAAATCGCTTACTGCCAGTAAAATATTTTCAATCGCTGCAGAACAATCATAAGGAGTATCCCAAACATCTTTTTTCCCACAGACTATTAAGATTAAATCTGCCTGATTAACAAAGGCCGATACATTACCAGAAGTAAGTTTCTTAAATATTTTTTTCTTTTTCTCTTCATCTTCTAATCCGGCAAACCTTGCTTGCATCTGCTTACCTAAAAATTCCCCGGTGAACCGCCTACCGCTACCATTTTTGGAAATCTGAGCCAGAAACTCTTTGCTCTTCTCATCTCTAACTACAATAAATCTCCAGGGTTGGGCATTCTCTCCAGAAGGAGCAAATCTCGCACATTCTAAGATAAGCTTTAGGTCCTCTTCGGATACCTTTTGATCAGTATAATCTCTGATACTCTTTCTTTCCTTCATTCTCTCCAAAATATATTCCTTAGATTCGTTCAATTTTGCCCTCCTTTAAATCCTTTAATCTTTTGATAATTTTTAATATTTAAGTCCTCTACTGACAGATAAACTCCTTCTTAATTCTTTGCTGATTTCACCTCATTAAATAAATAGCTCTCTATATTTAAATATTAAATTGAACATTTAATTCATCAGCCAGAATCCTTAAATTATCATATAAAGTCTTAGATAAAGGGATGCCTTCTTTTTCTCTCTTTTTTTGTTGCTCCAACTCTATTTCCCCTGGTAAGTATATCATTTCATTTCCTTTGGCTAATTTTGATGTCTTTATTCTCTCAATTAATTCATCCATTTCATGGTTAAATTTATCACGGGAAATAAAACAATCAATCTTAATTGCTCCTAAAAAAA
This window harbors:
- a CDS encoding nitroreductase family protein, encoding MNESKEYILERMKERKSIRDYTDQKVSEEDLKLILECARFAPSGENAQPWRFIVVRDEKSKEFLAQISKNGSGRRFTGEFLGKQMQARFAGLEDEEKKKKIFKKLTSGNVSAFVNQADLILIVCGKKDVWDTPYDCSAAIENILLAVSDLKLGCCWVIACVIDVRDEMKIKEYFNIPDDIKIISIFPIGYPARIPNVRPRIPLEKLVYRERYGDFYYPSREGEQ